CCACGCGACCACGACAATTCGACCTTCTGTCCGATCGGAGCGACCTGAAGAGCATGGTGCAAGAGGAGCCAATTGTGGTGGTCGGCGCCGAACTCGATTGGCTTTTCGGGCATCGCCAACAGCTTGTTCGTCCTTTTCTCGTCTTCAGTCGGCGCGGAAAACGACACCGAAGTGAGTTCATCGCCCGGTTCAAGTTTCCCGTCGGCCGGGCTTCCAAGCTCGACCGACTGGACTGTGTTTGAAACGGAATAAGCGATTCCCAATTCGTCGGATGATCCGGGGCCGTTTTCGGAAGGGGGCATGAAATTGCGCGGAGCACGCGGTTTTACTTTTAGCGAGACGGTCGATGTTTCCTTTCCATTTTCCGTCCGCTCGACCTCGATCGCCACTTCCTGGCCGACAAGGCTCCGCAACGGCTCGCCCAATCGAAGTGGATCGATATTGCGCTGGCCGTTGACGGAAACGATGCGGTCGCCGACCTTGAAGCCGGCAGCTTCGGCAGGCGAATTCTTCTGGATCGCCGCGATCGGGCCCATCCCCATCACCAGCCCCAAGACGCGCATCGGATTCGTAAGCACATTGATCTTCACCTCGGTCGCTGAAGTGCCCGGACTTGCGCCATCCGTCCGCTCGACGTAAATGTCCAATGGATGATCCGCGAACGTTGCCAGAATCTCTTGCATCCGCTGGTAGTCGCCAACGGGTTGCTTCACGAATTGATTGCTCTCCCCCTCTTTGCCGCGATCCGACGTTCTGCGAATGAACTTGATCGTGTCCCCTGCCTTGAATTCCGGAGTGGCTTTCGCCGCCGACGTATCTGGAATTGTCGGCTCGCTCGCGAATTTTGTGCTTAAGGATGCGATAACTCCGATGCCCGGATAGCTCTTGTCGCCTTGTCGCAGCTCGATTGGACGAAGGACGAAGGTTTCCGTTTGCTCCGTGCCGTAGCGTCGGACTTCCAAATCGAGCGGATTATTAGCGCCAGTGAGGACCACGCTCATTTGCAAATCGTGATCGTAGCGCAGGGTTTCACTCTCGCGCTCATTATCGAAGCGAATAATCTTGTCGCCCGGCTGAATCCCCGCCGTCCAGGCCGGCTTGCCGGGCGCCGTGCCCCCAATCACGCAGGGGATATAACGAACTCCATTTCGATACGCGATCGCGGCGAAGATCACGGCGAAGATCACGTTCATGATCACGCCGGCCGAGATGATCGCCATCCGCTGGGGGACGCTCTTGGCCATGTAGCTCCGCGGATCGTAGGCGATGTGCTCGTCGCTCGTCGGCTCGGCGGGCAGATCGCCGGGATGCTTGACCGCCGCGGTGTGCGACTGTTGCATCTTCGCCCGCTCCCGTTCCTCGGCTGCCCGCGTGGGGTTGTCGTCCTGGCCGAGCATCTTCACATAACCGCCCAGCGGCAAGATGCCAATGCCGTATTCCGTTTCACCCCAGCGGAATCGAAAGATTCGCCAACCGTTAATGTCGAATCCGAGGTAAAACTTCTCGCATTTCACCCCGCAGGCCTTGGCAACCAGGAAATGCCCCAGTTCGTGAACGAAGATCACTAGCCCCAGGCCAATCGCGGCCGTGACCCAATCCTGTATGCCGAGCGCGCCGATCAGGTGCAATCCCACCGCAAGACCTCCTCTCGAGCCCAGGCGTCCAATTCCAGCAATCGTGCCAGCGAAGGGTCAGGCTCAAATGGGTGATGTTCGACAATGATACGGCACACGGAAACGATTCTTGCAAAAGGGAGCCCGCCGGCCAAGAACCGCTCGACCGCCGCCTCGTTGGCCGCGTTGAGCACCGCTCCCGTCGTGCCCCCGGCCCGGGCCGCCTGCCATCCCAATTCCAGCGCCTCGAACCTCGAAAGATCGGGCGGCTGGAAATCCAATTGTAGCACGCGGGATAGATCCAGTCGCGCCGCCGGTCCGCGACGGCGCCGCGGATAGGTCAGAGCATACTGAATCGGCAGCTTCATGTCGGGCGGGCTCATTTGGGCGATCACCGACCCATCGACGAATTCCACCAGCGAATGCACGATCGATTGCGGATGCACCACGACGTCGATCTGCTCGGGCGCCAGATCGAACAGCCAGCGGGCCTCGATAATCTCGAGCGCCTTATTCATCATCGTGGCCGAGTCGACCGTCACCTTCGGACCCATGTTCCAATTCGGATGCCGCAAGGCCTCTTCAACCGTCACGCGGGCCAATTGCTCGGGCGTGTGCCGCAAAAACGGCCCGCCGCTGGCCGTGAGCACGATCCGCCGCACCTCTTCGCGCCGGCCCGCTTGCATTGCCTGAAAAATAGCGCTATGCTCGCTATCGACCGGCAGGATTAGCGCGCCGAATTGGGCCGCCAGACGTATCACAATCGCTCCGGCAATCACCAGCGTCTCTTTATTGGCCAAGGCGATTGTCTTGCCCGCCTCGACCGCTGCCAAAGTGCTTTGCAATCCAGCCCTGCCGACGATCGCCGCCAGCACGATATCGACCTGGGGATCGGAAACGACGCGACTGAGCGAATCGGCGCCCGTGAGCAGCTCGCACTCCTCCGGCAAACCGCTCCAATCTTGCCGAGCGGCGGCGGGCTCATCCGTCGCGATCACCCACCGCGGCCGAAATCGCCGCGCTTGCTCAATCAGGGCCGCCGTATTGCCGTGAGCCGAAAGCGCGATGGGGTTGAGATCGCCGTCGGAGGCGGCAATCACCTCCAGCGCGCTGCGGCCGATGCTGCCGGTCGATCCAAGCACGGCGACATGGGCGGCGGATTGTGTCGTTCGTGCGGAAATGGAATCACCATGCGTGCTTCAGATGAATGCAGCTTGCACGTCGGTCGGCGCCGGGCCGTATTTGAGCGGCTCCATTGAGAAGGTGGCCCGGCCTTGGCTCAAACTGCGCACCGCCGCGGAATAGCCGAACATCGTGGCCAGCGGCACCTCGGCCTCGATCACGGTGTTCACGCCGCGGCTCTGGGTGCTCGTGATGATCGCCCGCCGCTGCTGGAGGTCGTTGATGATATCGCCCAAATGGTCCTCGGGCGTGGTCACTTCCAGCGCCATGATCGGCTCGAGCAACACGATGCCGGCCGCTTCGAGGACCTTCGTGAAAGCGTCGGCCGCGGCGATCCGCAGAGCCACTTCGGCGGGCATCGGCTCGGGAAACGGATGCTCCAGCACCTCGATCGCGCAATTCCAAAGCGGGCAGCCGAGCAAGCCGCCCCCTTCGCCATGTTCTTTCAGAGCGCTCACCAAGATCGCTGCCGCGTTGCGGACCGCGGCGATCTCCGTGAACCAGTTCGTGAAGACTTCACAGGGCTTGTTGTTGCCGCGCGGCGCGACGCGAATCTTCGCTTCGGCGAACAAGACTTGCCCGCCCACCTGCCGCTGACACTTACCCAGCGCCTCGGCGTTCGACGCGACCGTCTCCTTGTAGCTCACCCGCGGCTTGTGGACCCGGACGTCGAGGTTGAAATCCCTCAGCAACTTATGCTTGATCACTTCCAGGTGCAACTCCCCCATCCCGCTAATGATCGTTTGGCCGGTCTCTTCGTTCTCGTGGGCGCGAAAGGTAGGGTCTTGCCGCTTCATCATTTCCAGGATGTCGCCGAGTTTCTTCCGCTCGAGCGAAGTCTCCGGCTCGATGGCCATCGAGATGACCGTCTCGGGAAACTGGATCGACTCGAGCAGAATCGGCTCGGCGGAATCGCAAAGCGTGTCGCCCGTGATCGAGATCCGCGGGCCGATCACGCCGACGATGTCTCCCGCCTCGGCCGACGGCACTTGCTCGCGGCGGTCGGCCTGGATGTGCCAAAGCTGGGCGGCATTCTCCTTCTTGTCCTTGCCAGGATTGTAAACGCGGCTGTTCGCCTTGAGCCGCCCCGAGTAAATCCGCAAGAAATACAGATCGCCGTGCTTGTCGGCCAGAATCTTGAACACCAGCGCCGAAAACGGCTCCTCGGGATCGGGCTTGCGGCTGATGCGGCCGTCCGGCTTCTTCGGATCGATCCCTTCGATGGGCGGAACGTCGGCCGGGCTGGGAAGATAAAACATCACCGCATCCAATAGCGGCTGAATCCCCACGTAGTCGAGCGCCGAACCGCAGAGCACCGGCACGATCAACCGGTGCAACGTCGCATTGCGGAGCACACTCCGCACCAACTCCACCGGCACCGGCGATTTTTCCAAAACCAACTCCGCCAGCTCGTTCGAGTAATCGAACAACTGCTCGAGCATGTGCTCGCGCCACAGCTCGGCCTCGTCGTGCAGTTCGGCTGGCAGGTCCGATTCGATGACCTCCGCTCCTTGGCTCTCGGGCGTGAACGTCAGGAGCCGCATTCCGACCAGATCGACCACGCCGCGAAACGGATTGGCGACGTGCGGCGGGCCGACACCCCAAGGGATTTGAACGGCCACGGGATTCGAGTTCAGCCGCTCGCGGATTTCGTCGAGCGTGCCGTGGAAATCGGCCCCTTCGCGATCGAGCTTGTTGATGAAGGCCAGCCGCGGCACGCCGTATTTATCCGCCTGCCGCCAGACCGTTTCGCTCTGGGCCTCGACCCCTTCGCGGGCGCTAAACACCACGACGCCTCCATCGAGCACTCGCAGGCTCCGCTCGACCTCGGCCGTGAAATCGACGTGCCCCGGCGTGTCGATCAGATTGATCGTCACGTCCTTCCATTGGAATGTGACCGAGGCCGAATAGATCGTGATCCCGCGCTCCTGCTCCTCGGGATCGAAGTCGGTGATGGTGGTGCCTTTGTCGACATCCCCCATCTTGTGGCTCGCCTTCGCGTAGTACAGCATCCGCTCGGTGACGGTCGTCTTGCCGGCGTCGATATGGGCGATGATCCCAATGTTGCGAAGGTTTTCGAGCTTGCGAGACATAAAGAGGGGCTGGGGACTAGGGGCTAGGGGCTGGGGAACAAAAGACCGGCGAAGCCGGCCCGTGATCGCCAGTCCCCAGCCCCCAGTCCCCAGTCCCTCTCTTTCTTACCAGGCGAAGTGGGCGAAGGCCTTGTTGGCGTCGGCCATGCGGTGGACGTTTTCCCGCTTCGACATCGCCGCGCCTTCTCGATTGTAGGCGGCGAGCAGCTCCTCGGCCAACTTCTCGTGCGTCGGCCGCCCCTTTTTCTCACGGATCGATTGGAGAATCCAGCGGATGGCCAGCGACTGCTGCCGGTTGCGGTTCACTTGCATCGGCACCTGATAGGCGGCCCCGCCGACGCGCTTCGACCGGACCTCGATCGACGGCTTGACGTTTTCCAGCGCCTGCGTGAAGACCTCGCCGGGGTTCGCGTCGGGCAGCTTGCCTTTGATGATGTCCAAGGCGTCGTAAAACACCTTCTGCGCAACGCTCTTCTTGCCGTCGTGCATCAAGCAATTGACGAACTTGCTGGCCAACAGCGAACCATACCGCGGATCGGGCTTCAGCGACGTGCGGCTAGCAGTAATGCGACCCATGCAACAATCTCTCCATTAGCCGGCTCGCTCGCGAGCCGGAATACGATTCAACTCGGCGATGTCGTTACGGCCACGTTAGCCGGTTCGCTTGCGAACCGGAGTACCAACAAGTGTCCACCACGTCACTACGTCTTCTTCGCCCCATACAAGCTGCGGGATTGCTTGCGGCCATCGACTCCCAACGTATCGAGCGCCCCGCGAACGATGTGATACCGCACGCCCGGCAGATCGCGCACGCGGCCGCCGCGCACCAGCACGATCGAGTGCTCCTGCAAGCTGTGCCCTTCCCCCGGAATGTAGACCGTCACCTCTTTGCCGTTGGACAACCGCACGCGGGCAATCTTCCGCAGCGCCGAATTCGGCTTCTTGGGGGTCATGGTCTTCACTTGCAAGCAGACCCCGCGCTTCTGCGGGCACCGATCCAGCACCGGCGACTTGCTAAACTTCCGGGGCGGCCTGCGCCCCCGGCGAACGAGCTGATTGATCGTGGGCATCGAATGGTTTCTTCAAGAATCCAAGGGTCTCTTTGACTCAACTCATTAGAACTCATCAGGTTATCGGATTCAGGCCGACTGTCAAGGGCGACGGAGTCCCTGAACCGGCCGGAATGCCGTAGCATTTGATCGCTAGGATTTAACCGCTGGGGGCGGCGCGGCCATCCAGCGTAGTCGTCTCGCTCCGACGTGATGACGTTGTAGTCCGTTCCTCACAAGGGTGAAGAGTACACTTACTCCGCCTTCTTCCCCTTCCCATCTCCGCCGCCGAGAAGGGATTCCAGGCTGGTGGCTGGGGCGGCGGGAGCGGCTTTGCCGCCGTCGGTGGCTGCGGCGCCGCCGTCCAAGAGCGGGAAGTGGCGGGTGAGGACGCGCTCCTTCTCCTTCGCCAATTCTTCGAGCGCTTCGCGGCGGATGCGGACTTCCGAATCTTGGAAGGTTTTGAAGCCGGTGCCGGCCGGGATCAGGTGCCCGAGGATCACGTTCTCTTTCAGCCCGACCAGGTGGTCCACCTTGCCGGCCAGGGCCGCTTCAGTGAGCACCTTGGTGGTCTCCTGGAACGAGGCGGCTGAGATGAAGCTGGAACTCTGCACGGCCGCCTTGGTGATTCCCAAGAGCTGCGTGCTGGCGGTGGCCGACTTGGGTTTGGTGCCCTTCGACGCTTCGCCGCCCAGGGCTTCGATCTGGGCGTTGACCTGCTCCAAGGCATCCTTGGGCACGATCGTGCCGGGAGCGAAGTCGCTATCCCCCTTTTCCGTGATCTTCACGCACTGCATCAGGTTCTGATTGGCGCCGCGGAACTCGAACTTGTCCATCACGCTGCCGGGCAACAGCCCCGTATCGCCGACGCTTTCGATCCGCACCTTCCGCAGCATTTGCCCGACGATGATCTCGATGTGCTTGTCGTCGATCTCGACGCGCTGGCTGCGATAGACGTTTTGAATCTCGCGCACCAGGTACTGCTGCACGGCTTCCTCGCCGGAGATGCGCAGGATGTCGTGCGGCACGAGCGGGCCATCCACCAGCGCCTCGCCGGCCCGGACGAAGTCCCCCGCGTGAACGCGAAGGTGCTTGCCGTGCGAGACGAGATGCTCGCGCTCGATCCCGCTTTCGCTGCGGACGATGATCGTGCGCTTGCCGCGGCGCTTCTCGCCGAGCAGCTCGACCGTGCCGTCGATCTCGGCGATGACGGCGGGGTCCTTCGGCTTGCGGGCCTCGAAGATTTCGGTGACTCGCGGCAAACCGCCGGTGATGTCCTGGGTGCCGGAGACTTCGCGGGGCGTCTTGGCCAAGAGCGTGCCGGCCGAGATCGTATCCCCTTCGTTGACTTCGATATAAGCCTTTTCCGGCAAATAGTAGAAGTCGAGAATCTTGCCGCTCGCGTCTTCGAGAACGATTTGCGGATGGAGGTCTCCCTTGTGCTCCATGACCATCCGGCGGACGTGTCCGCTGGGGTCCTTCTCGACGCGGGTGGTTTCCCCTTCGATCACATCCTCGAACCGCACCTTGCCGCTCACTTCGCCGAGGATCGGAATGCTGTGCGGGTCCCATTGGCAGAGGACCTGCCCGACCTTGACCTCGTGATTCTCTTCGACTTTCAGGATGGCGCCGGCGGGAACTTCGTATTTCTCCAGCTCGCGCCCCTTGGGATCGAGGATCAGGATTTCGCCGTTGCGAGTGAGCACGACCTGCTCGCCGGCGTCGTTGCGCACGACCTTGAGCCGCGTGAACTGGACGACGCCGGCCTTTTTCGCCCGGCTTTCGTTCTCGACGATCGATCGCTGCCCGACGCCGCCGATGTGGAAGGTGCGCATCGTGAGCTGGGTGCCCGGCTCGCCGATGCTTTGCGCTCCGATGATGCCGACCGCCATCCCTTCCTCGACGAGATTTCCGGTGGAAAGGTCCATGCCGTAGCAGAGCCGGCAGACGCCGAGCGTGGCGTCGCAGGTGAGCGGGCTGCGGACCTGGATCTTCTCCAGCCCAAGTTCCTCGATCCGGCGAGCGACGCGCGGCGTGATCAGATCGTTTTCCTTGACGACCATTTCGTCGGTGATCGGATTGACGATGTTCGCCCGGCTCACCCGGCCGCGGATCGAATCGGCGAGCCCGACCTCGACCTTCTCGCCGCGGTAGATGACCCCCTTGGTGACGCCTTGCGTGGTGCCGCAATCGTGCGTGGTGACGACGACGTTCTGGGCCACGTCGGCGAGCTTGCGGGTGAGATAGCCCGAGTCGGCCGTCTTGAGGGCCGTATCGGCCAAACCTTTGCGGGCGCCGTG
The nucleotide sequence above comes from Pirellulales bacterium. Encoded proteins:
- the rpsL gene encoding 30S ribosomal protein S12 → MPTINQLVRRGRRPPRKFSKSPVLDRCPQKRGVCLQVKTMTPKKPNSALRKIARVRLSNGKEVTVYIPGEGHSLQEHSIVLVRGGRVRDLPGVRYHIVRGALDTLGVDGRKQSRSLYGAKKT
- the rpsG gene encoding 30S ribosomal protein S7, coding for MGRITASRTSLKPDPRYGSLLASKFVNCLMHDGKKSVAQKVFYDALDIIKGKLPDANPGEVFTQALENVKPSIEVRSKRVGGAAYQVPMQVNRNRQQSLAIRWILQSIREKKGRPTHEKLAEELLAAYNREGAAMSKRENVHRMADANKAFAHFAW
- a CDS encoding site-2 protease family protein, whose translation is MGLHLIGALGIQDWVTAAIGLGLVIFVHELGHFLVAKACGVKCEKFYLGFDINGWRIFRFRWGETEYGIGILPLGGYVKMLGQDDNPTRAAEERERAKMQQSHTAAVKHPGDLPAEPTSDEHIAYDPRSYMAKSVPQRMAIISAGVIMNVIFAVIFAAIAYRNGVRYIPCVIGGTAPGKPAWTAGIQPGDKIIRFDNERESETLRYDHDLQMSVVLTGANNPLDLEVRRYGTEQTETFVLRPIELRQGDKSYPGIGVIASLSTKFASEPTIPDTSAAKATPEFKAGDTIKFIRRTSDRGKEGESNQFVKQPVGDYQRMQEILATFADHPLDIYVERTDGASPGTSATEVKINVLTNPMRVLGLVMGMGPIAAIQKNSPAEAAGFKVGDRIVSVNGQRNIDPLRLGEPLRSLVGQEVAIEVERTENGKETSTVSLKVKPRAPRNFMPPSENGPGSSDELGIAYSVSNTVQSVELGSPADGKLEPGDELTSVSFSAPTEDEKRTNKLLAMPEKPIEFGADHHNWLLLHHALQVAPIGQKVELSWSRGAEKKSAILETAASKDWLNPERGFRVETLSAFRHADSWGEALALGLRETKESVWQIATTVRKLATGQIPLTDLGGPGTIAAAAAVSASEGISRFLIFLTFLSANLAVLNFLPIPILDGGHMVFLLYEGIRGKPASERTMMALTYLGLIFILVLMVFVLGLDIHRLWPW
- the dxr gene encoding 1-deoxy-D-xylulose-5-phosphate reductoisomerase; the protein is MLGSTGSIGRSALEVIAASDGDLNPIALSAHGNTAALIEQARRFRPRWVIATDEPAAARQDWSGLPEECELLTGADSLSRVVSDPQVDIVLAAIVGRAGLQSTLAAVEAGKTIALANKETLVIAGAIVIRLAAQFGALILPVDSEHSAIFQAMQAGRREEVRRIVLTASGGPFLRHTPEQLARVTVEEALRHPNWNMGPKVTVDSATMMNKALEIIEARWLFDLAPEQIDVVVHPQSIVHSLVEFVDGSVIAQMSPPDMKLPIQYALTYPRRRRGPAARLDLSRVLQLDFQPPDLSRFEALELGWQAARAGGTTGAVLNAANEAAVERFLAGGLPFARIVSVCRIIVEHHPFEPDPSLARLLELDAWAREEVLRWDCT
- the fusA gene encoding elongation factor G, whose amino-acid sequence is MSRKLENLRNIGIIAHIDAGKTTVTERMLYYAKASHKMGDVDKGTTITDFDPEEQERGITIYSASVTFQWKDVTINLIDTPGHVDFTAEVERSLRVLDGGVVVFSAREGVEAQSETVWRQADKYGVPRLAFINKLDREGADFHGTLDEIRERLNSNPVAVQIPWGVGPPHVANPFRGVVDLVGMRLLTFTPESQGAEVIESDLPAELHDEAELWREHMLEQLFDYSNELAELVLEKSPVPVELVRSVLRNATLHRLIVPVLCGSALDYVGIQPLLDAVMFYLPSPADVPPIEGIDPKKPDGRISRKPDPEEPFSALVFKILADKHGDLYFLRIYSGRLKANSRVYNPGKDKKENAAQLWHIQADRREQVPSAEAGDIVGVIGPRISITGDTLCDSAEPILLESIQFPETVISMAIEPETSLERKKLGDILEMMKRQDPTFRAHENEETGQTIISGMGELHLEVIKHKLLRDFNLDVRVHKPRVSYKETVASNAEALGKCQRQVGGQVLFAEAKIRVAPRGNNKPCEVFTNWFTEIAAVRNAAAILVSALKEHGEGGGLLGCPLWNCAIEVLEHPFPEPMPAEVALRIAAADAFTKVLEAAGIVLLEPIMALEVTTPEDHLGDIINDLQQRRAIITSTQSRGVNTVIEAEVPLATMFGYSAAVRSLSQGRATFSMEPLKYGPAPTDVQAAFI